The DNA region AGATTTAAgggttttatatttatttttgtacacttgtaagtttttttttattattagaattagagaagcttttttttttttcattttttttttacttttcctcGCACACCAAGCACGAGGTTATTTTTTCTTCCGACCCGGTCTGGGGTATGACAAAAGGGTTATCTTTTCACATCGATTGATTGGGACCTGGTAAATCCTATtcctttaatatattttttgttcactggtttgtttttgttggagagagagataggTGAGGGTTGTAGTCCGGGTGGGGGGTGAGGGGGGGAGAAGTGAGGTGGAGAAATGGAGCTTGTGAGCTAGTGAAGGGCTCTATTTCATTGGGTTTTTATAAATCGGGAATTTGAATCCATAATGGTCGGTGGTTTGGACTGGACTTCGTTGAAATCGTGATTTTGGAATTTAGCCATATAGTTGTAAAACTTGTGCTGGGTTGTAATACATTGTGTTGTAATTGTAAAGTTCCGTAGCACTTAGACATTGAAGTGTAATTAGATGGGGGATGAACTATTATTTTTATGTGGCCATGGTTGTTTTACTATTTTAGAAGGTTTCAATGTCACATCAGTGTTGGAAATTGCGCTGCACAAACTGTGACATATGATGAATGCATATGAATATTTGTGACAGCTTACGAACTTTTATGACAATAAAACTTGagtcacttacaaaagcttgacaTTACAATATACTTAAAAAAGTGCGCAAAATGTATATAACAATGAGTTGTAAATATATACGAAGGCAGATTTCACCCTGAAGACCCTTGGGTGGCTGTGAGCCATTTTTACGTACTCGTGCTCCTCGTAATCACCACCATCTCTTACGAAGTCATCCACGTGCGAGAGCAAAATGTAGTCCCAATCATATCCCTTGCGGTTACGATTAAGATATGAACAAAAATTCTAAACCCCACCAAAGAAAACGGAGTCATAATCTTGTTGGAGCTGCTTTGTCACCCATAAATTGATGACGTACGGCATAGGTCTTCCTCCTCTTTTAGATTTAGTTCATTATACTTACGCTTTCAGCTATGTACTTGACATTTATACTTGGCCGATTTGTACAACGCCTTGTTCAGTTTTTGTTGTAACGCAAACAAGGCGGACTACTATTCGTCGCACTTTTGATGCCATATAGGGACGGGCCATGAGTAATTTCTGAATTTGATCTTCACTTGTGCAATTTGATTGCTCGTATCATCGGAATCAGCATCACTCCCTGACTCACACATGACATCTGTGGTTGTCATGGTTGTGGACGAAGTAAATGTTGGGTCCTATATTGTCCTTGacttgtatttataggagatCAATTTAGATGTCGTTAAATTATCTACACCAATAAAAATTTGGATGGACATGATGGATATATGACGGTTTGTTGTAGGTATATTCAGTTTGTATACAGTTTACAACCAGTTGGttccaaatttcgtccaaatcctTAACCTTTTTCTGTAACTATGTTAAGGATGTGTTGTGGTTGCTAGGCATTATTCAGTTCGTATAAAGTCACATTTAATGGGGTGTGACATTTGATGGTTTCGGTTGTGTGTGGGTTTATTTCTTGTGATGTGATATAAAATAGCACACAaacttaaaccctctttttaatAGTTGTAGTatgtgtaagtagggatcgttctaggccggtgATTAggagggctgctaatctacacaaattaaactctaaatcacttaaactagactcaaaaacaaaaaattaaacttaaactaCTCAAAATAAGCTAATCTGATTCAAAACACACAAACtaagttaaattgactcaaaacaggaACTAAAGGgaagtttggacgaaaattaaactaaaaagactTAGAATACTAAATGGGGGgttgttttgacgaatttacGATTTAACACACAAACTTGCAGAAACAAACTAAAGGGTACGAAGTTAGGTGAATTAAAgggggtgaaaggctagttagagggtcattctccacacatgacacatatgcatacaagtcgatttccagttattcttcctataaaccatgaatggcaatgccccaagttaatcatgaactgcacaaattaaccatcagattttcctaaattcattgaattggacttagcgacgcaaccaaattattcttatcaagttcattacatgaactgcataatagagatacatatcaaagatcattaagttcagtgaaaatcataagcattgacatggcattcgtaactatgaattgcatgatactcctgccaggaatttactcaacgcgattgtgactagcaatctccactacttgtaaatataagttcataactattagatgaaactcccttatattttagcatcaaattcatgcatgcaaactaagtgggcccccttaatcaacacacaagaataagttatcaatcaaacagttaagtaaattgcactcacgatttatgaaataataactagatgtaatcaattcatatcacatatatgttcatggctttgaatccACCTCTATctaaaacgaaattagttcctcatgtttgcaattaaacaaagacaattaaaattaaacattgaaaacaaaagatagaatacacctagaaacgctttAACAATCTAAAGGTCTTGAATGGCAGGcatagcttcaagcttcttcttctccttccttgcaaagttgtagcacaagtgtgtTTTTCTGATTTTAGGCTCTGAATTTCTCTCTAAAGCTCTCCCCTTATTTTCTGCGACAATGGTGTATATATATTGCAGATACATTGCATTGTTTGTGGAGGAAAATAATTAGTTGTTAGCATTGTTTATAACTCCTAGAAATCAGATAAGAAGTGGTTTAATATGAAAAGGAGTCCCCATTGCAGCTGAAaataaggtaggataagataaggttcgtttggataatgttggataagataaggttggttaagataatgttccttccttttagctgactccttatcttccaagtcttgatTTAATTTCTCCAGATTTGTAGCACATTCATAGCCTCTTCAAACTTCAAAAATGGCCATCCATTATGCTCCATACGCATGTTATCcattccaagtccaaaactgctccaaaatgttccaaattgctctTTCTTGTCACCTTTGCCAATTGGACCCGGATGATTCTGAGCATCCTGCAGAGAGATATTGTTAATATGTCCCTGGGCTTGATGTTGTCCCCCACGACCTCTATTAGCTTGATAATCTCACCCCTGCACACCTCGCTCCTGACTTGGCTGACTAGATTGCCTTGAAGATCCCCTACTACTGGAAGCAATCTTTACTTGTTGGGGTTGTCCTCCTTGGTACCACTGAGATCAACTAGCTGAAATGGGAGGATACGGTGTATACCCTCCAAGATACTGAGAATACCCACTTTGGTAATAAGGATCATGTGAATATTGATATGGTCCTGGAGCATAAGGAGCGGCATCGCCCTGATAATGGTAAGCACCACCTCGACCCATCTGACCATAACTACCAGACCCTGGAACTTGCTGGATCGGCGCTGGTGGTGGCATAGAAGGCTGTTGGGGCCTCTGCTGGTTCTGGGGACAATTTATAGCTCTATGTCCCACCtgcccacaagtaaaacatccaaTGTTGCCTCGCCTACACTCtccaaaatgcctattattacatcTGCGGCACAAAGGAGCACGTCCTCTTCCAGAATCTCCTTGCCTCTGGAATCTAGGACCTCctgaaaatctaccacctctcatcTAACCAGTGGCACTAAAACCTCCGCTAGAAGAATTGGAACTAGTTCCACTCCTCTTAAAGCTCTGAGTCTTGCGAGGTCCTTGAGAAGATTGACTTTTACCTTTTTCATCTCTCCTCTAattcccattcttttcttcttcttcttcactctTATTAGGCATATTCTTTGAGTCCTCAATCCTCaacaaaatctcataaaactcctggtaagtagCATAGGGAGTCGAGGTTGCTATACAACGCCATTTCTTTTTAGTACCCAACCTGAAATGACGGAGCATCTCAActggattagcagcaacctctggATGATAATGAGATAAGTCAGTGAATCTCCTATAATACTCATTTGCTGTCATCTTCCCCTGCTTTAATTGAGTAAACTCTTACTTTTTGCGATCAATATACTCAGGGGGAATAAACCTTTTttgaaacaactatttaaacaCTTCCCAGTCAACTGCTTCCTCTTGTGACAACTGATAAGACTCCtgtctccaccaagatgcatgtTCCGGACCCAGAAACTAGGTAGTCGTCTTGACCCACCTATTAAGATGAAGATTCCCCTAACTCTGCATTACATGGAAAGTCTTCTCAAGATGATTAATCCATTTCTCCGCtccttcatgtccttcattcccCATAAAATGATTCAGCTTCAGATTATACacagtctcaagaggtgtccttTAGGGAGGACGAAGCGAAGTCTGAATGGCATtagctatagcttcccctaacaGAGCTATATCGGGAAACTAGGCCCAACAGAAGGACTTGTATCTCAACAAAGcagcatagttctgacagaagacaccaaaataattagaaattTCACAAGATATGCATGACtgcaaacctaggctctgataccaaactgacacaccccaaactaaatcagggcatgctagctatcacgtgagagtgacgtaaccatgtgcacatcGCGAAAGCAAAATTGATATAGAGAAATACGAgtgaataaaaaccaaactactcgcagtactagctaagataaagtgctagtgcgagattaagtgtgaaatacacaatcagagcataaatagcctaagtgcaATCAGGTAggacaaatactaattatacaacacccaagggtgatcctacatttatgatgttctgtcagaaccaccaTCGAAATCCCTgtgagccaccaaagcacttctacctaaaatctggaggggcgcaaaacagaaagtgtgagtgggcaaaaacaaagcttttcaaaatcatttcatttctcaaaagttctaacccctcgctgtaaaacatgtataatttcccagaatttaatatatgttatatcagaaatcatgctcaggatgaaaatccgtagaaatataccatgccaaagtatctcaatgaaatGCCATAAATATTCCagttaaaatatatcaatgccaGATATCATATCAGCCGGATCCACTGCATGactgaatctatagctcataaccaatctcaatcatatcaaatcctgcacacgagtcggaaccacctaaagtagTCTGCAcgacaggactaggtgtaaaataaatatgctctagtgctatgatcaggtgaagactgtgcgaatgatcgcgggtcacctacgagttagaaccacctatagtggtctgtacgacaagcttgggcacctaacttggatccaaggtgagcatatggtgcaggaagcgaacatcacgtgaagaacTGTGCCTTAACTCTgggtgggagcactaacaccggggtgtaggtttatgagctctcaatacatcacttcatatctcgcataactgaagtaatctcatatctttaatttatgaacttacctggcacttacatgtgcgtccgcagcaccaattatacatatatacaactactaatgcataaataaaataggcagatactttgcatggcatttcaaaatgtataatcattcaattttattttctgggaaaaaatctcaagtatataggtatatacataaaaccaaaaacccattcactgatatgtcgaatggtcgtagcccccgagcctcaattgatggcgctcgtcctccggatgggtctcacctatatgcgaaataactaaataaacgttatttaaagcacatacacaaaactaggaaataacttctcatacaatgctcaaatgggttgtttgaatataccaacgagATCTACTCAACATagcgaacatccccatattttcagAAAAAATTTCTGAGCACTTACGCgctggccaaggcacggccaaacGTGCGGCCATGCGCAGGCGGGGACGGAATAGTTAacaccgttagggaatattctgttaaaaactaGAATATGCCGTTATGTTTACCTGACGACATCaaaatattctgtcaactttgacggaatattctcctcctCTTTCCTTAGATCGCCGGAGCCCGGCGCTGGTGCCGCTGCTATCGTCGAAAACTGGAAAATTATTCAAACCTTCATATCTctttcatttcttaaccaaaactcatgaaattTGTCTCCAAATGAAGCTCATGATGcaaggaacaaaaccttaccaactTTGAGCCCCAATACTCACGGAAACTCGCTGGAGAAAGCACGAGACTCTGGCCACTTTAGCAACTCTTAGAACCCAAGTCTCTCGACgtccaaaacactccaaaattactccccgagcttcgtgaagacaTCATAAAGCTTCCTAGAACCTTAAAACTCCCTGAAAACTTCACGATCACGATCACATGAACAGTACACCAAATCGAGGTTTCTGGTTCTCGAATTTTCTAAGGTTTCACGTCCAACAAATGGCATGGATGAGCTAATGGACTTGCAAGGAATACAAAGACCACTTCCCCAGCTTCGATCGATGACTGGAAGTGAAGGTTTGAAGGTTGTCCGTACGCTTGTATGGAAATGGCAGAAAATGCGAAagggaggaaagagaaagagtCAACGGTTTactttgggtgtgtgtgtggtccagttttGGGCATCCAATCACAACAAACAAAAATCTCttttctaattgggtccaaacactTAGGAAAAGTTTAATTGGTCCACAACCAAAACCTAACCACATAACACCACAAACGTTCAAGGGTAAATTGGTCATTTCACACCATCGATAATAAAATTCGGGACAGGTTGTCacagcttaaatcactataataaacagaaactaactCACTATATgcaaagaaacaagctaacaaagtcgcataaatatgctcctatcatcttGTCAATTAGGTTATTCCAGAAGCACAAAATAAATATACATAGTGACCATTGACACAAAATCTGACAAGCACACATATCACCACTCCCATAGGCAATGTTAAACACATTGTTTGAGCATTTGAGAACTAAAAACCATGTTGTCATCCAATCCCCACACTCAATGTTAAATAATTCTACCCCAACTAGTCTCAACTTCGTCTTTGGAAACTAGGCCCTGGGAACGGATAGAGTGCCCACCAGATACTCTAGCTAGTCAAAGGAAATGTATTCGGTTGGTAAGTTAAGAGCtagtaaaaaaaatgttaactTAGAAATTGATAAAGACTTTAATACTAATAAAATCAAGTATAAACTTTTCCACTCATTACCGTTGCATTTGCAGCCTCTTTGTTTAAAAATTCACCAAAGACTTGAATGCTACCTGAAAAATAGTAAAAAGAAATAGAATAAATAAGTGAATATAAATCATACCAAAGGAACTCAATCAAGTTATCATTTTTATCCAAGAGTACAAACTAAACAAAGTACTACACCACTACTATAATAGACTCACAAAGTACTAGGCTAAGCAACAATGTCAATAATTTAAGTATTAGGCTATGCCCCATTGTTAttctactactactactacaacATACTCATAGATTATTTGGATTGCAGTATCACTGTAAGTCTGTAACATCTCCATCTCCTTTGCAAAACTAGAACCTTGCTGAGTACCCTATGTGACCTGGAAGTCTGGGACGTGCATACAAAGAAACCCAAGTCACTCTGCAATCCCAATCAAATCACACACAGAGAGAGCAAAATTAACAAATCCCCAACACCATAATTAAAACTCTTCAGAATTCTGAAACTTGCAGAGTATAAAGCCTATACTGGCAACATCTTggtttaaaaaaacaaacaagagaATTACCCTTATAAGAAACCATGACCAACCTGCAAACAACACAATCACAACAACAATTTACTTTggaaacaaaaacattagtgtGCTTAATACAAAAACTAAGCAAAAGAGGCATAAGTTCTAAATTAGTCTACCATTTTCGCATGCAGATAAAGttttcaataattaaaattttacccTGCACTGGATCTCatacaaccaaaacaaaaaccaactTTGGTATTACAAAGGTGGTTGTGCTCTTACTAAACAACCCAATTGATATATTCACCTGAGGTAATGGCCTCCAGCCAATAAAAGAATATAAAAAACACATTGGATGAATTTTGAGCCAGTTATATGGTCACTAGTTGGAAGAATTACTTAAAGATCAGTGCAAAACCATAATAATCAAACTATGACATAAGCATTCAACTATTTTGTATCTAACTTAAAAGGAAGTAAAAGTCAATGCTTAAACAAATCTGAGTAGCTGAAAATATATATAGGAGAAAGATATATGTGTTTCTTAAATCCTTCTTTATATAGTTTTTCATGGTTTTCTAGGACTCCAAATAATAAACCAAAgaaacagaagaagaaaaaaatcatcTATGATGGGGGAAATCATTCTGTTAGCCCAAGAGACcattttcaatctttttcaaaTGCAGAGAGCACTTAAAAGAATTATGGTTCAGATTTCACAGCAATTCAAAGCCAAATCAAACAACTTTCCTTTTCAATAAATGGTATCAACAACTCAAATTTTTTTACCTTCAATCACCATGAAAACCAATAAGCctagaaaaaaaataccaacCTGCAAGTTGATAGGATCAAACATGATAAAGGGAaattgcaagaaagtaaatgcaGAAATGGAAAAGAAATCAAAGTAAATTCATATCTTCATTCATAGTCCTCTTTACATaagaaaagaagtttaaatacaTTCAAAGATAGTAGGGTTTGAAGTGTAGACAGGCCTAATGGTATTACCTATGTAATGGGCCTAAAGGATAGTAATAACAATAGGTGATCTAACTAGTTATAACCGAAGCTCAATAGCATAGAGTTGCATCAATCCATCCCCCTTCACATGAGGCTTGTCCTCAAGCCTCTCAAACTGTGAAAGAAGCATGGAGCAGTTTGGGAAAGAAAGCAGCCAATTTTCAAACTATACCATGCACATCTCCAGTAGTAGCTTATGTATGGAAGTGCCAAAAATTGTCAAATGGAGTGCGATAGTATAATGCGGGTGATGACATTGAAGAGCCACCCAATACCAAGGAAAGGAATGACACCCAGGAACTGTTTCGCACTCCTTGTATCACTTACTGATATTGCACCATTCTTGTAAACTGAGATAACAAATGTCAACTCATTTCCCACTGTAGATCTGGATACATTGCTCACATGGTCATCATTAAATGTTAACTCATTCCAAGTATCAACTCCcactccctcttgtttgtgttGCCAATCACCCACATATTCTTGTGCATCACCATTCAGTAAGCCATTTAGCTTGCTTGGTCCTGGCAGAATAGTTTTGAAAAATTGCCGAAGATCATATCCCTCAGACATTCCAAAGGCATCATTAGTTCCAACAAAAATAGTGGTTATAGGCTTGAAAGGGGAAATCTTCGGTGCAACAGCACCCACTTCACTCCCAGCAAGAGATATTTCCCACATAGCAACGTCGTCAAGCCATTGTTGGCATGAGTTCAATTGTCTAGTATCTATATCTCTACTACCAACAATTTGAACAGTCTTGCTGAACAAAGAAAATAAGCAATAATGTGGCCAAGCAACCACCCAATTAAGTGAACTTCCCTAAGCATTGGTCTCCATTCTCCACCATACATGACAAAACTTAAATCTTGAATTTCTACCCTACCAGATTTCTCATAGTGTGAATCATCACTATCCCATATAATTAACGGTGCAGGAACTTTAAGAAAAATGATGTCAAGAGATCCCTTATCATCATCCACAATGATGCAAATAACTACATGTGGATACCCTTAGTAGTGAAAATAGGGTTAGAAGCATGCCCACGAATTTGTAATGCTCAATCATGACGAATTCTATACACTGTAAGCTGAACATCCACACTAGCCATTGAAGGAATTAGATCAGAGAAATACCTTGAAGAAAAATCCAGATTGAGTTTGCGAAGAGCAAAAAGTCTCACAACATAAGAAAATTCTTGCTGAAAAATGGCTCCACATTCATAGATACAAATAGCAAAAACTTCCATTGGTGTACCATAATCAACTTTCTCCATGAAAGTAGTATCCAGCTGGTCAGAAACGATTAAAGAAAAAGTGTGAACAACTTTTGACATTTTCTGTAATGGCGATTGCAGTTCTTTGCCAACAATCTTGAGAGTTATGCTCAGGCAATCATATATCATAATTTCCCTTTTTTCCTTAAAGAATTCAGCAGCAAGCCATTTGCAATATGGACTGATTGAAATGGGTAACTCACTCTCCATTAAACAAATATGAGTCATCAGAGACACAAACAAGGCTGCCACAAGGTTGATCTTACATGTAGCATTGAAGTGGCCCCATGTTACAAACTCCTTAATATCACAATGCTTGTCCAAAGCAGTTATCAGAACAATGGAATCGATGTGAAAGATATGACAAACGTGTCTTTGATTTTCAGAAATAATATAGGTAGCAGCCAATGAACTCATGTACTTAAACATAACTGCTGTTAATGGTAAAAGCCTCTACAACTTAATGAGAGATTCCATGTTCAGTGCACCTTTGTGATGCATACCAATAAGTTGTGTTATCCAGCTTATCCACACGTTCTAAAATATTTCCATGAATTTCTCAACCGACTTAAGGTGCAGGTACAAGGCAATCAATGCAAAATCATTATTTAGTAACGCACTCTTATGAAAAGAGGTAGCCCTGAACTTACATGAGTTCATAGCTTCTGAACTCCACTATGCAAATGTCAAGGTAAGAATAATATCCTCATACGGAAGGAAATGAGTGTGAGTCATATGAGGCATCAACATTACGTCAACAGTATAACTAACCTTGAAGTGGTACACTATATTTTCCTTGCTTGAGACTATTTGGAAATGTCTACAAATAATAGAAAAATCTTCAAAGGGCAGAAACACTGCTGTAAGAATCAAGATTGGTGGTCTTATAATATGTAAATTGCTCCATTCTAAAGCCAAGAGAGTGATCTTTAAACTTACAGGAGACAAAAGTGTAATGTCCACAATGGTCAATTGATCCGAAACAATTTTAATACTTGTTTCTGTCAACTGACATAGTTGCCTAAACAAAGCCTCGACAATCTTTAGTTCTCGTAGAACCCCTCCCTCCTCAAATGGAAACCTCAACATTTGTATTGCCCTTA from Malus domestica chromosome 01, GDT2T_hap1 includes:
- the LOC108171618 gene encoding uncharacterized protein, which produces MRGGRFSGGPRFQRQGDSGRGRAPLCRRCNNRHFGECRRGNIGCFTCGQVGHRAINCPQNQQRPQQPSMPPPAPIQQVPGSGSYGQMGRGGAYHYQGDAAPYAPGPYQYSHDPYYQSGYSQYLGGYTPYPPISAS